The following proteins come from a genomic window of Patescibacteria group bacterium:
- a CDS encoding DUF362 domain-containing protein, with amino-acid sequence MEKLGVFDLEKIEIPPRIYNFDERKWIKKQVPNGKFLKTVSVTEFLERADKLILLPNLKTHSYAQFTGALKLSIGFMKPIERVRLHLKNLQEKIAELNKLIHPDLIIMDARKCFITKGPAEGEIREPNLILASRSRVDIDIEGIKVIQEFKGNSLKDVDPLEMIQIKKSMEFGIEK; translated from the coding sequence ATGGAAAAGCTTGGTGTTTTTGATTTGGAGAAAATAGAAATACCTCCAAGAATATATAATTTTGATGAAAGGAAATGGATTAAAAAACAAGTTCCCAATGGTAAATTTCTAAAGACAGTTTCAGTAACTGAATTTTTAGAAAGAGCTGACAAGTTGATACTTTTACCTAATTTAAAAACTCATTCATATGCTCAATTTACCGGAGCTTTAAAATTATCTATTGGTTTTATGAAGCCAATTGAGCGCGTCAGGCTTCATTTGAAAAATCTTCAGGAAAAAATAGCTGAGTTAAACAAATTAATTCATCCTGACTTAATTATTATGGATGCAAGAAAATGCTTTATAACTAAAGGCCCTGCTGAGGGTGAAATAAGAGAACCCAATTTAATATTAGCTTCAAGGAGCCGTGTTGATATTGACATTGAAGGAATTAAAGTGATTCAAGAGTTTAAAGGCAATTCTTTAAAAGATGTTGATCCTTTAGAAATGATTCAAATTAAAAAATCAATGGAATTTGGAATTGAAAAGTAA
- a CDS encoding recombinase family protein, protein MKKVAIYVRVSTQRQKDERTIESQLAVLKEICKDFEIVKEYIDNGWSGGTLARPSLDKLRDDAKEGLFEALYVHSADRLSRDHLNQLIVLKELEKRGIEVVFKDRVLTEENKLLTDIESLLAEHEKRQFIERSRRGKLHKVKNGKLIRSCATYGYRFIKNKKGDWQLKIEPEEAKIVKLIFNLYLEHQTITGTTKAFHLKKIRYGDNKIWRPQGIARVLKSETYIGNWYYNKTKSSEPKNKRVKFNRKVKSSKVNNNRKDWLMVKVPAIIDRETFDKVQELRKKNFKLYGKTKNTYLLSGLMRCEKCGSRMVGICHHNKYSYYVCSSKPKSFPEVFKCNSRMIKKEFIEDYIWGKIKEALQNPKILIKYIFRLKEGDKEKQSLGDLKQDLLKHQAITKKKKSEVWRLWDKDFISIEEFEAKIENYTLIEREIKKDLKGIEVRLSQATSKQDIINSLKEFASLTKVQLNILKPEQIKKLLKSIVKTITYNSDTGRIMITGYISISKLSTKRKEELMKLPIPTFDYASILVK, encoded by the coding sequence AAAGACTTTGAAATAGTTAAAGAATATATTGATAATGGTTGGAGTGGTGGAACTTTGGCAAGACCCTCTCTAGACAAGTTAAGAGATGACGCTAAAGAAGGTTTGTTTGAAGCTCTTTATGTTCATTCTGCCGATAGGTTGAGCAGAGACCATCTTAACCAACTCATAGTGTTAAAAGAATTAGAGAAGCGAGGAATTGAAGTGGTCTTTAAAGACCGAGTGCTAACAGAAGAAAACAAACTTTTAACTGATATTGAGAGCTTGTTAGCTGAACACGAAAAAAGGCAATTCATAGAAAGAAGTCGCAGAGGGAAACTGCACAAAGTAAAAAATGGGAAGCTTATCAGGAGTTGTGCAACTTATGGTTATAGGTTCATTAAAAACAAGAAGGGGGATTGGCAGTTAAAGATAGAACCTGAAGAAGCAAAGATTGTAAAACTTATCTTCAATCTTTATCTTGAACACCAAACCATTACTGGAACAACTAAAGCATTTCACTTGAAAAAAATACGTTATGGGGATAATAAGATTTGGAGACCACAGGGAATTGCTAGAGTTCTAAAGAGTGAAACCTACATTGGTAATTGGTATTACAATAAAACCAAAAGTTCTGAACCAAAGAACAAGAGAGTGAAATTTAATAGAAAAGTCAAATCAAGCAAAGTGAATAATAACAGAAAAGATTGGTTGATGGTTAAAGTCCCTGCCATAATTGACAGAGAAACATTTGATAAAGTTCAGGAGTTGAGAAAAAAGAATTTTAAGCTCTATGGTAAAACAAAGAACACTTATCTTTTGAGTGGCTTAATGAGGTGTGAAAAGTGTGGCTCAAGAATGGTTGGTATCTGCCATCATAATAAGTATTCCTATTATGTATGCAGTTCAAAGCCCAAGAGTTTTCCAGAGGTTTTTAAATGTAATTCTAGAATGATAAAGAAGGAGTTTATTGAAGATTATATCTGGGGCAAAATCAAAGAGGCATTACAGAATCCTAAAATCCTTATCAAATACATATTTCGGTTAAAAGAAGGGGACAAAGAAAAGCAATCGTTAGGTGATTTAAAACAAGACCTATTAAAGCACCAAGCCATTACAAAGAAAAAGAAGAGTGAGGTATGGCGACTTTGGGATAAAGATTTTATAAGCATAGAAGAATTTGAGGCAAAGATAGAGAACTATACTTTGATTGAAAGGGAAATCAAGAAAGATTTAAAAGGGATTGAAGTAAGGTTATCTCAAGCAACCAGTAAGCAGGATATAATCAACAGCTTAAAAGAGTTTGCCAGTCTGACCAAAGTTCAGTTGAATATATTAAAGCCTGAACAGATTAAAAAACTGCTTAAGAGTATTGTAAAAACAATCACTTACAATTCTGATACAGGAAGGATAATGATAACTGGTTATATTTCAATTTCCAAGCTCTCAACAAAGAGAAAAGAGGAACTAATGAAGCTACCTATACCAACCTTTGACTACGCCTCAATACTCGTAAAGTAA